The DNA segment CAGTCCCCTCGATTCTAGTGTCATGTCCTGATCAATAATCGCAAGATTAATATTCTTGATCTCAAAAGTAATTGCAGGCACCAGAATAAGCATCTGTACTATCGGAACTGCAAAAATCGCTTTCGAAATAAATTTATTCCGGAAGATCTGAATGAATTCCTTTCTTATCAGGTATAGTATCGTTCTCATATATTTACTTTCTTTCTTCCATGCGTCGTGCGTCTTGTGTCGTTCGTCTTTTTTACTCCAATCTGATCTTAAACTTCCTCACACTCAATCCAATAAATACTAATGTCATAACTGTCAGAATAAGAGTCTCCTTCCAGACAAATGCCAATCCGGTACCCTTAATCATTATATTTTTTATTATAGTTATAAAGTATCTCGGAGGAAGTACTGCACTTACATAATCATAAATAACCGGCATGTTTTCAATAGGAAATATAAAGCCTGACAGAAGTATCGTTGGAAGCATCAATCCTATCAGTGATATGAATATTGCCTGTTGCATATTTGATGATACAGTTGAGATAAGGATCCCAAGGGTGAGGCTCATCATAATGTATAGCATGCTCTCAGCTAGAAGCAGAACGATACTGCCTTTTACCGGAAGTCCGAATACAAGCCACGATAATATCAGTATAAGGATAACATTAACAATTGATAAGATGAAGTAGGGCATTACTTTTCCCAGAATTATCTGGATGGGACGGAGAGGAGATACCAGCAGAACCTCCATAGTCCCGAACTCCTTCTCCCGGGTTATTGTCACCGAGGTCATAAGAGCGCATATGAGTATCAGGATCAGCGTTATAACTCCCGGAACAAACATGAAATGACTTTTTAGTTCCGGATTATAGAACATTTTAACTTCGGGTAGGATTGTTATTGAAGGAGCTGCTCCCGGTCCGGCCATTTCAGCTGTGAAATTATTAACAATAGCCATTGTGTAGTTGGTTACCAGGGTGGCAGCATTGGGTTCTGAACCGTCTGCAATAATGCTGAGAGAGGCTCTCCCCTCACTGGTTAGCCGCTTGCCGAATCCTTCCTCAAAAATAATCACAGCTTTTGTCTCTCCCTTTTTGAAGACCTTGTCTATGTCATTGTAATTGAGAAGGTTTTCTGTTTCTCGGAAGAAATCGGAGGAGATTAACTTATCAGTCAGTTTTTGTGTTATTTCATCATGTGAGAGGTCGAGGATGGCAATACCTGCATTTCTGATATCCATGCTCACAGCGTATCCGAAGATGAGGATCTGGGCAGCAGGGATCCCAAACAGTATAAAGAGTGTCCTGTAATCCCTGAAAATATGCAGGAACTCTTTCTTTACAAACCCAATGAATCGTTTCATATAATAGTATTTACTGCTTTCTTGCCCCCAAACCCCCTAAAGGGGGCTTAATCTTGTTCTGTTGTTAGCCCCCCTTCAGGGGGGATGGGGGGCTAACAGTTGGCCTAGCTATTTTTATAAATACATCCTCAACCGATCCCGCATTATACTGCTTCTTAAGGTTTGCAGGAGTATCGAGCGCTACTATTTTCCCTTCACTCATAATTGAAATCCTGTCGCAATATTCTGCTTCATCCATATAATGTGTTGTCACAAATACTGTTATACCCATCTCAGCTGTTTCATAAATCATCTCCCAGAACTGCCGGCGTGTAATAGGATCCACTCCGCCGGTTGGCTCATCGAGAAACACGATTTTTGGTTCATGTAAAACAGCTACCGAAAATGCCAGTTTCTGCTTCAGTCCCAACGGGAGATCGGCAATGATCCTGTTTTCGTATTCGTGGAACTTAAGTTTTTCAAGCAGTTCATTTGTTCTCCTTCTGATCAGTTCCCTGGGCATTCCGTAGATTCCGCCATAAAGTGTAATGTTCTCTTTTACTGTCAGATCTTCATAAAGAGAAAACTTCTGACACATATATCCGATATTCT comes from the Bacteroidales bacterium genome and includes:
- a CDS encoding ABC transporter ATP-binding protein; protein product: MNNTVISVKNLVKKFGNFTANDNLNFEVYRGEIFGFLGANGAGKTTAIRILSGLSEPTSGEVIVAGFNAKRQAEKIKKNIGYMCQKFSLYEDLTVKENITLYGGIYGMPRELIRRRTNELLEKLKFHEYENRIIADLPLGLKQKLAFSVAVLHEPKIVFLDEPTGGVDPITRRQFWEMIYETAEMGITVFVTTHYMDEAEYCDRISIMSEGKIVALDTPANLKKQYNAGSVEDVFIKIARPTVSPPSPLKGG
- a CDS encoding ABC transporter permease, which gives rise to MKRFIGFVKKEFLHIFRDYRTLFILFGIPAAQILIFGYAVSMDIRNAGIAILDLSHDEITQKLTDKLISSDFFRETENLLNYNDIDKVFKKGETKAVIIFEEGFGKRLTSEGRASLSIIADGSEPNAATLVTNYTMAIVNNFTAEMAGPGAAPSITILPEVKMFYNPELKSHFMFVPGVITLILILICALMTSVTITREKEFGTMEVLLVSPLRPIQIILGKVMPYFILSIVNVILILILSWLVFGLPVKGSIVLLLAESMLYIMMSLTLGILISTVSSNMQQAIFISLIGLMLPTILLSGFIFPIENMPVIYDYVSAVLPPRYFITIIKNIMIKGTGLAFVWKETLILTVMTLVFIGLSVRKFKIRLE